Proteins encoded in a region of the Paenibacillus sp. W2I17 genome:
- a CDS encoding ABC transporter ATP-binding protein: MLRRFFAYYRPYKKLFILDFSCAILVALLELAFPLAVNRVVDDLLPGGRWDWILWACLALLGIYLLNSFLNFVVTYWGHKLGINIETDMRKSLFNHVQKLSFRFFDNTKTGHLVSRMTNDLMDIGEIAHHGPEDVFIAVMTLIGAFSIMMSINGNLAVLTFIIVPLIIYLSLYFGSKMSKAFSRMFGDIADFNARVENNITGIRVVQAFANEEHEKAQFAVNNGRFRQTKLIAYKIMAWNSSVSYMLMKLVSLFVLVCGTWFVIQGSMTYGQFIAFIMLSNVFLTPIQKINSVIETYPKGIAGFKRYTELLDMEPDVEDRPGAVSVSHLRGDIRYEQVTFGYSDQEPVLKGIDLNVHAGETVALVGPSGAGKTTLCSLLPRFYDVLEGRITIDGQEIQDMTLDSLRSHIGIVQQDVFLFDGTIRENIAYGKLDASEEEIWMAARRAQMEPLIQSMPEGLDTLIGERGVKLSGGQKQRLSIARMFLKNPPILILDEATSALDTETEAAIQQSLAELSEGRTTLVIAHRLATIKNADRIIVVAEQGITEQGRHEELLAAGGVYSRLHYAQFGA; the protein is encoded by the coding sequence ATGCTTCGCCGTTTCTTTGCCTATTATAGGCCTTACAAAAAGCTATTTATTCTTGACTTCAGCTGTGCGATTCTGGTCGCGCTGCTGGAACTGGCTTTTCCACTGGCGGTCAACCGGGTAGTCGATGATCTGCTGCCAGGCGGTCGCTGGGACTGGATTCTATGGGCATGTCTGGCATTGCTCGGCATCTACTTATTGAATTCATTTTTGAACTTCGTGGTTACCTATTGGGGACACAAGCTAGGCATTAACATTGAGACGGATATGCGTAAAAGTCTGTTTAATCATGTGCAGAAGTTATCGTTCCGTTTCTTCGATAATACAAAAACAGGACACCTCGTGTCCCGCATGACTAACGACCTGATGGATATCGGCGAGATTGCCCATCACGGTCCAGAGGATGTATTTATCGCGGTCATGACGCTGATTGGTGCATTCAGCATCATGATGAGCATTAACGGAAATCTGGCGGTGTTAACCTTTATCATCGTGCCGCTGATTATTTATCTGTCGCTCTATTTTGGTAGCAAAATGTCCAAGGCATTCAGTCGAATGTTCGGAGATATTGCGGACTTCAACGCTCGTGTAGAGAACAATATTACAGGTATCCGTGTTGTTCAGGCTTTTGCTAATGAAGAGCATGAAAAAGCACAATTCGCTGTGAACAACGGTCGTTTCCGTCAGACCAAGCTAATCGCATACAAAATCATGGCCTGGAACTCCTCTGTCAGTTATATGCTGATGAAGCTGGTATCCCTCTTTGTCTTGGTATGCGGAACATGGTTTGTCATTCAAGGCAGTATGACCTACGGTCAGTTCATTGCATTTATTATGTTGTCCAATGTGTTCCTAACACCAATTCAGAAGATCAACTCGGTTATTGAGACGTATCCAAAAGGGATTGCAGGCTTCAAACGTTATACGGAGCTGCTTGATATGGAACCGGATGTGGAAGATCGCCCAGGAGCCGTATCAGTATCCCATTTGCGTGGAGATATTCGTTATGAGCAAGTGACCTTTGGTTATTCGGATCAGGAGCCTGTGCTCAAAGGTATCGATCTTAATGTGCATGCAGGGGAAACCGTGGCTCTCGTTGGTCCATCGGGTGCAGGAAAAACAACGCTGTGCAGTCTGCTGCCACGATTCTATGATGTGCTGGAAGGTCGCATCACGATTGATGGTCAGGAGATACAGGACATGACGCTGGACTCCTTGCGCAGTCATATCGGAATTGTACAACAGGACGTGTTCCTCTTCGATGGAACCATTCGGGAGAATATTGCCTACGGCAAGCTGGATGCATCCGAAGAAGAAATCTGGATGGCTGCCAGACGTGCACAGATGGAACCTTTGATTCAATCGATGCCGGAAGGATTGGATACGTTAATTGGTGAACGCGGCGTGAAGCTGTCCGGTGGACAGAAACAGCGTTTGTCCATTGCTCGTATGTTCCTGAAAAACCCGCCAATTCTGATCCTGGACGAAGCCACATCTGCGCTGGATACAGAAACGGAAGCGGCGATTCAGCAATCCCTTGCTGAGCTGTCCGAGGGACGGACTACCCTGGTTATCGCCCACCGATTGGCTACGATCAAAAATGCAGACCGCATCATTGTCGTTGCTGAACAAGGCATTACTGAGCAGGGACGTCATGAAGAATTACTCGCAGCAGGTGGGGTGTACAGCCGCCTTCACTATGCGCAGTTTGGTGCGTAA
- a CDS encoding GNAT family N-acetyltransferase produces the protein MAAEISYVSTEEQLEQALGIRHHVFVIEQQVPAEIEIDQYDVISPDVHHVLLSTDGQAVATGRLIYYSKDTAKMQRIAVLESHRSFGYGRVLLLAMEERARELGLSYSVLDAQCQAQKFYEKLGYEVISEEPFYDADILHVRMKKSL, from the coding sequence TTGGCAGCTGAGATTAGTTATGTATCTACAGAAGAACAACTGGAGCAAGCCCTGGGGATTCGCCATCACGTGTTTGTGATCGAGCAACAGGTGCCTGCCGAGATTGAGATTGATCAATATGATGTCATCAGTCCAGATGTGCATCATGTATTGTTAAGTACGGATGGCCAAGCTGTAGCCACAGGACGTCTGATCTATTACAGCAAGGATACGGCCAAAATGCAGCGGATCGCGGTGCTTGAGTCTCATCGTTCATTTGGCTATGGACGTGTGCTTCTGCTCGCGATGGAGGAACGGGCACGTGAACTCGGCTTATCCTATTCTGTACTGGATGCTCAATGTCAGGCACAGAAATTCTATGAAAAACTGGGTTATGAAGTGATTTCGGAAGAACCTTTTTATGATGCAGATATTCTGCATGTTCGTATGAAAAAGAGCTTGTAA
- a CDS encoding glycerophosphodiester phosphodiesterase produces MRNMEIIAHRGASAVCPENTMSAFERSLELGATGIETDVQMTSDGRLVLIHDETLSRTGGVEGWVKDTTYDQLRTRDAGSWFHADFTGERIPSLEELFKLVQGKGTLLNLELKNGIVSYKGMEEKVIQAIRDWNLEQQVVLSSFNHASLVRCKRLAPEIRTALLYMEKLYRPYDYAAKLEASGLHPYKLAVTQEDVAAALAHGVVTYPFTVNDPAEMQAMIDMGVQGIITDAPDVLASLLTVYAR; encoded by the coding sequence ATGAGGAACATGGAGATTATTGCCCATCGTGGTGCATCTGCCGTATGCCCGGAAAATACGATGAGCGCTTTTGAACGGAGTCTGGAGCTTGGAGCGACAGGCATTGAGACCGATGTGCAGATGACGAGTGATGGCAGACTGGTACTGATTCATGATGAGACGTTAAGCCGAACTGGCGGCGTAGAAGGTTGGGTTAAGGATACGACTTACGATCAATTGCGCACACGGGATGCGGGGTCCTGGTTCCATGCTGATTTTACCGGGGAACGTATTCCTTCTCTGGAGGAGTTATTCAAGCTGGTACAGGGGAAAGGAACACTGCTTAATCTGGAATTGAAAAATGGTATTGTGAGTTATAAAGGGATGGAAGAGAAGGTCATACAGGCGATCCGGGATTGGAATCTGGAGCAACAGGTTGTGCTGTCGAGCTTCAATCATGCTTCGCTCGTGAGATGTAAACGTCTTGCCCCGGAGATTCGTACAGCACTTCTATATATGGAAAAGTTATATCGACCCTATGATTATGCCGCCAAACTCGAAGCTTCCGGCCTTCATCCCTACAAGCTGGCAGTCACACAAGAAGATGTTGCTGCTGCATTGGCACATGGCGTTGTTACCTATCCATTTACGGTGAATGATCCTGCCGAGATGCAGGCCATGATTGACATGGGTGTGCAAGGGATCATTACTGATGCTCCGGATGTCCTGGCATCCTTACTTACGGTATATGCCCGTTAA
- a CDS encoding DUF6809 family protein, which yields MNSILEALYNGRLRPDEMMMPTHPEYQALGRQIAALTEQWKNRLSENEFLELEQLFDLCGRCEGMHTEAAFAQGFRLGANMLIEVMSQREESVLEFN from the coding sequence ATGAATTCGATATTAGAAGCATTATATAATGGACGACTTCGACCAGATGAGATGATGATGCCGACACATCCTGAATACCAAGCGTTGGGGCGGCAGATTGCAGCTCTGACAGAGCAATGGAAGAATCGTTTGAGCGAGAATGAATTTCTTGAGCTTGAACAGTTATTTGACTTGTGTGGCAGATGTGAGGGCATGCATACGGAAGCAGCGTTTGCACAAGGTTTTCGTCTGGGTGCCAACATGTTGATTGAAGTCATGAGTCAGCGGGAGGAATCGGTGTTGGAGTTTAACTAA
- a CDS encoding M1 family metallopeptidase has translation MYQQHNEKISEDHPEKTAEDFLGGIDIQAVTADSQSLDFHKENQALTVQLKKPVQPGESVSFQLEFQLDIPYGSQRVSYYKDMINGAHWFPVMSVYDEVKHQWNKAPYSRTFESDYYTSSDFEVQLNVPDEYQVAMPGTITTQNSTEHGRKIVSAVAENTREFVFFASPNLQVERATRNGLTVEYYYYNDDPSKKKIVDRYINQAFKVIDFYSEKYGKYPYPEFRIVETYVQGVAVEYARLIQMGQIQNGAIPEEDTTFVHEIAHQWFHALIGNNSETESFLDEGFADFSMVYFAEKQRDKLNGFRSIQFDTAPVDMAIASTNDEAGDLAGLVYYQKGRQAIYQLYRSVGEEKFDELMRTYFKRYVYQNATVEGLLHTIEDVLGKEVRSEMQMALYQPNFVLKPEYQLSQEETAAYVHDMLQLQYQAVMSMIPNLPYEVMNRLMDKVLQGEELTIVLSDQVSKLAAKQQEDMVNQLTGFLDMTGMRYDIIRDRKELKQKMKKEIGNSNLIVIGNAKSNGLVQALKFNIIDRTKQTGFPWKNTMNQPLAAGAYVIKHPYNQNRLMLHYFWNEDHLSDVAFEAFKLKIQESIGFTNDFYQYYVLDNQGKEKSNKKVVNPISSLFAE, from the coding sequence ATGTACCAACAGCATAATGAAAAGATTAGTGAAGATCACCCGGAGAAGACAGCGGAGGACTTTCTGGGTGGCATCGATATTCAGGCTGTAACCGCAGATAGCCAATCGCTGGACTTCCATAAGGAAAACCAAGCGTTGACCGTGCAGTTGAAGAAGCCCGTACAACCAGGTGAATCGGTATCATTCCAACTGGAGTTTCAGTTGGATATACCCTATGGCTCACAGCGAGTTTCCTACTACAAAGACATGATCAATGGTGCACACTGGTTCCCGGTGATGTCTGTATACGACGAGGTTAAGCATCAATGGAACAAGGCACCGTATAGTCGAACATTTGAGAGCGATTATTACACCTCATCGGACTTTGAAGTTCAATTAAATGTTCCTGATGAGTATCAGGTAGCCATGCCGGGCACGATCACCACTCAAAACAGTACAGAACATGGACGTAAGATTGTGTCTGCTGTAGCCGAGAATACGAGGGAGTTTGTTTTCTTTGCAAGTCCTAATCTTCAAGTGGAACGCGCTACCCGTAACGGTCTGACGGTGGAATACTACTATTATAACGATGATCCATCCAAGAAAAAGATAGTTGACCGGTACATTAATCAGGCATTCAAGGTCATTGATTTCTATAGTGAGAAATATGGCAAGTATCCTTATCCAGAGTTCCGAATTGTCGAGACGTATGTACAAGGCGTTGCCGTGGAGTATGCGAGGCTCATTCAGATGGGACAGATTCAAAATGGTGCTATTCCAGAAGAAGACACAACATTTGTTCATGAAATAGCGCATCAGTGGTTCCATGCATTGATCGGTAATAACTCGGAGACAGAATCCTTTCTGGATGAAGGCTTTGCTGATTTCTCCATGGTGTATTTTGCCGAGAAACAGAGAGACAAGCTAAATGGGTTCAGATCCATACAGTTTGATACTGCACCCGTAGATATGGCGATTGCGTCAACAAACGATGAAGCTGGGGATTTGGCAGGTTTGGTGTATTATCAGAAGGGAAGACAAGCGATCTATCAGCTTTACCGTTCCGTCGGTGAAGAGAAATTTGACGAGTTGATGAGGACATATTTCAAACGCTACGTGTACCAAAATGCAACGGTAGAGGGGCTGCTTCACACCATTGAAGATGTGCTTGGTAAAGAAGTACGTTCAGAAATGCAAATGGCCCTATATCAGCCTAATTTTGTCTTAAAGCCGGAATACCAATTATCACAGGAAGAGACCGCCGCCTATGTACATGACATGTTACAACTACAGTATCAGGCTGTCATGAGCATGATCCCTAATCTGCCTTATGAAGTGATGAATCGATTGATGGACAAAGTCCTTCAAGGCGAGGAATTAACCATTGTGCTCAGCGATCAGGTGAGTAAACTTGCAGCTAAACAGCAGGAAGATATGGTTAATCAGTTGACCGGATTCCTTGATATGACCGGTATGAGATACGACATTATACGGGATCGCAAGGAACTGAAGCAAAAGATGAAAAAAGAGATCGGCAACAGCAACCTTATTGTCATTGGCAATGCCAAGTCAAACGGATTGGTGCAGGCTTTGAAATTCAACATTATCGACCGGACGAAACAGACGGGTTTTCCTTGGAAAAATACCATGAATCAACCTCTCGCCGCGGGTGCATATGTTATCAAACATCCTTATAACCAGAATCGATTGATGCTTCATTATTTCTGGAATGAGGATCATCTGAGTGATGTTGCATTTGAAGCTTTTAAGCTGAAAATACAGGAGTCTATCGGATTCACTAACGACTTTTATCAGTACTATGTATTGGATAACCAAGGCAAGGAGAAATCCAATAAAAAAGTTGTGAATCCCATATCTTCACTTTTTGCGGAGTAA
- a CDS encoding DUF3892 domain-containing protein, with translation MDQTTRESFTAVQKNGDGDLTAFQTSAGRVLDYQQALAEVKAGAIAGVNVFKGKDGEMYIRGDADGDPTNNLDQLPHF, from the coding sequence ATGGATCAAACAACACGCGAGAGTTTCACAGCAGTACAGAAAAATGGTGACGGTGACCTGACAGCTTTTCAAACTTCAGCAGGACGTGTACTGGATTATCAGCAGGCACTTGCAGAAGTAAAAGCTGGCGCTATTGCCGGTGTGAATGTATTTAAAGGCAAGGATGGCGAAATGTACATTCGCGGCGATGCCGACGGTGACCCAACCAACAACCTGGACCAACTTCCCCATTTCTAA
- a CDS encoding DUF3626 domain-containing protein: MELSRSQQLAQEHITNYARSRKNEAEQTIREILRMSNIELKTFEDAITKLKSHASIALHFHPDRLDPNMKSVAEALLEQGVYKSQFETFLSNGSVSAFSGGERDVWENKMFGGAYQINGSTNSERPKYGALNVMLHPDGPAPRFGSCYFLLSTEVSQRCTYTYLDSHQDPEEKGTYEEFDLILAALMRDVFYSDFAIGERNLTVQKLIDHMHANLEKPFQNPSNQESNRNLDHYIEAQVHGDISLEKDVKILVADPSFKGTHTGRILEQICLKYSIDLHWHMGFTLLVNDVPMDFRGPSMTSLAKRIAKSDLIDANIIGSAAMDLKRNPSHWSDRGTYKEVLQELKLLWHVLVRYGKPMEE, encoded by the coding sequence ATGGAATTATCAAGGTCTCAGCAGTTAGCTCAAGAGCATATAACCAATTATGCAAGAAGCCGCAAAAATGAAGCGGAGCAAACCATTAGGGAAATCCTTCGTATGTCCAACATCGAGCTGAAGACATTTGAAGATGCTATCACTAAACTAAAATCTCATGCAAGTATCGCGTTACACTTTCACCCAGATCGATTAGATCCGAATATGAAAAGCGTGGCTGAAGCACTACTTGAGCAGGGAGTTTATAAAAGTCAATTTGAAACTTTTTTATCGAATGGAAGTGTATCCGCATTTTCAGGTGGTGAACGTGACGTTTGGGAGAATAAAATGTTTGGCGGAGCGTACCAAATAAATGGCTCAACCAATAGCGAACGGCCCAAGTATGGGGCACTCAATGTCATGTTACATCCCGATGGACCTGCTCCGCGTTTTGGATCATGTTATTTCCTTTTATCCACTGAGGTCTCTCAGCGTTGCACGTATACATATTTGGATTCTCACCAAGACCCCGAGGAAAAGGGAACGTATGAGGAATTTGACCTCATTTTAGCTGCTCTTATGAGGGATGTATTTTATAGTGATTTTGCCATTGGTGAAAGAAATCTAACGGTTCAAAAGTTAATTGACCATATGCACGCCAATCTTGAGAAACCATTCCAAAATCCATCAAACCAAGAGTCAAACCGAAATCTGGACCATTATATCGAAGCTCAGGTTCATGGTGATATTTCCCTTGAAAAAGATGTCAAGATACTTGTTGCCGACCCATCATTTAAAGGCACACATACAGGACGAATCTTAGAGCAGATATGTTTAAAGTATTCAATTGATCTCCACTGGCACATGGGCTTTACACTATTAGTTAATGACGTTCCTATGGATTTTCGAGGTCCTTCGATGACTTCACTAGCCAAAAGAATTGCAAAAAGTGATTTGATTGATGCAAATATCATTGGTTCTGCAGCTATGGACTTGAAACGAAACCCAAGCCATTGGAGCGATAGAGGAACCTACAAAGAAGTTCTACAAGAGTTAAAATTACTCTGGCATGTCTTAGTGAGATATGGAAAGCCAATGGAAGAGTGA
- a CDS encoding DUF3221 domain-containing protein, producing the protein MSNLRRVLILLSILIVCITGCSGHIECNSVQTQANAPSEDGFTGYVVERKDNSILVVDPAYEDFSANGGGNRYYPAKWFSNAPDPQIGSYVEVWTDGGPENQPYPGEARAEKIAVSCPVAPDGAHMTDADAIRSGLLSPDAENIRVPVIEDKRFDADSGTWTLLMRDAMTANEGQAVHVTVKDEEQVGKQGGE; encoded by the coding sequence ATGTCCAATCTTCGTCGAGTCCTCATATTGCTCTCAATCCTAATCGTATGCATTACGGGATGTTCAGGACATATCGAGTGCAACTCTGTGCAGACTCAAGCGAATGCACCAAGTGAAGATGGTTTCACTGGTTATGTGGTTGAACGCAAAGACAATTCCATTCTTGTGGTTGATCCTGCATATGAGGATTTCAGTGCGAACGGAGGAGGAAATCGGTATTATCCGGCAAAATGGTTCTCCAATGCGCCTGATCCGCAGATCGGCTCTTATGTTGAAGTCTGGACGGATGGAGGCCCGGAAAATCAACCCTATCCTGGGGAGGCCAGAGCAGAAAAGATAGCGGTATCTTGTCCAGTGGCACCAGATGGTGCGCATATGACGGATGCCGATGCGATTCGTAGCGGACTTCTTTCACCTGATGCAGAGAACATCCGTGTTCCAGTCATTGAGGACAAGCGGTTTGATGCAGATTCAGGGACATGGACCCTTCTTATGCGAGATGCGATGACAGCGAATGAAGGGCAAGCCGTGCATGTGACCGTGAAGGACGAGGAGCAAGTGGGGAAGCAGGGCGGAGAATGA
- a CDS encoding manganese catalase family protein — protein MFKRLDEILIEIPNVEKPDPNAAAAIQELLGGKFGEMSTLNNYLYQSFNFRSKEKLKPFYDLVMSITAEELGHVELVSHGINKCLRGSTEYKEPDDTPLGSVKDARLSYHYLAGAQGAMPFDSMGNPWTGANVFNSGNLVEDLLHNFFLECGARTHKMKVYEMTDHPAAREVVGFLLVRGGVHVVAYAKALEIATGVNVTKLVPIPSLNNKAFNEARKYEEKGVHTKLYTYSDKDFNTIGQIWKGTHPEDGQPLEVIQGIPEGFPIPEAPAVEEEFAPGISQEDFKEIARRLKMAGNIAD, from the coding sequence ATGTTCAAACGCTTGGATGAAATCCTGATTGAGATTCCCAATGTCGAGAAGCCAGATCCGAATGCTGCGGCAGCCATACAAGAATTGCTCGGCGGCAAATTCGGAGAAATGTCAACGTTGAACAACTACCTCTATCAATCGTTTAATTTTCGATCCAAAGAAAAGCTGAAGCCCTTCTATGACCTCGTCATGAGTATTACCGCCGAAGAATTGGGTCATGTTGAGCTCGTGTCTCATGGCATTAACAAGTGCCTCAGAGGTTCAACCGAGTACAAAGAACCCGACGATACGCCGCTAGGTTCCGTAAAAGATGCTCGTCTTTCGTATCACTATCTGGCAGGTGCACAAGGCGCAATGCCTTTTGACTCTATGGGTAATCCATGGACGGGAGCAAACGTCTTTAACAGTGGCAACCTAGTCGAGGATCTGCTGCATAACTTCTTCCTAGAATGTGGCGCTCGTACCCATAAGATGAAAGTATATGAGATGACGGATCACCCGGCAGCCCGGGAAGTGGTTGGTTTCCTGCTGGTACGTGGCGGCGTGCATGTTGTCGCATATGCGAAAGCACTTGAGATTGCAACTGGCGTAAATGTGACCAAGCTGGTTCCTATCCCTTCACTGAACAACAAAGCCTTCAACGAGGCTCGCAAATATGAAGAAAAAGGGGTACACACCAAGCTGTACACCTATAGTGATAAAGATTTCAACACGATCGGACAGATCTGGAAAGGAACTCACCCCGAAGATGGACAACCTCTTGAAGTCATCCAAGGGATTCCTGAAGGATTCCCGATTCCGGAAGCTCCTGCGGTCGAGGAAGAATTCGCACCAGGTATATCACAAGAAGACTTCAAAGAGATTGCACGTCGTCTGAAGATGGCGGGGAATATTGCGGATTAA
- a CDS encoding DUF3889 domain-containing protein, producing the protein MRMLIVTVMSVVLSLAGITSGTGGAIPDYAKWGIIAVKETQTKYNVDILDYKHIGRTSLTADQSREQFKLWVRAKDGKQFAVYVNVDFNPSTQQLKSVQFSESDRH; encoded by the coding sequence ATGAGAATGCTCATCGTTACCGTCATGTCGGTAGTCCTGAGTTTAGCTGGAATTACATCAGGAACAGGTGGCGCTATCCCAGATTATGCGAAGTGGGGAATTATTGCGGTCAAAGAAACACAGACCAAGTATAATGTGGATATTTTGGACTATAAGCATATCGGTCGTACTTCTCTAACAGCGGATCAATCACGGGAACAGTTCAAGCTATGGGTTCGTGCTAAAGACGGCAAGCAATTCGCAGTCTATGTGAATGTTGATTTTAATCCATCTACACAGCAGTTAAAGAGTGTACAATTTTCGGAATCGGACCGACACTGA
- a CDS encoding iron ABC transporter permease, which yields MESSTIVGAERKKRTKSAIVLIVLALLIITAFVVSMNTGFTKLSPLEVMRTLFGGGTAKQELILFEFRLPRIVISVLVGAGLALSGCILQGVSRNALADPGILGINAGAGLVVMLFVSFFPTTTAAPVFLLPILALIGSGFAAFLIYILSYKKGEGILPTRMLLTGIGVAAGISSAMIVLTLRLSPEKYQFVATWMAGSIWGSNWKFVTALLPFLIILVPLVLYKARVLNVLNLGDQTASGLGTPVERERLILLAAAVGLAGSCVSVSGGIGFVGLIGPHLARRLVGPKHQFLLPASALIGSLLVLVADTLGRVILQPSEIPAGILVAIIGAPYFLYLLSKTK from the coding sequence ATGGAATCCTCAACAATAGTTGGAGCAGAGCGCAAGAAGAGAACCAAGAGTGCGATTGTCCTCATTGTGCTTGCCCTATTAATTATTACGGCTTTTGTGGTGAGTATGAACACAGGTTTTACCAAGCTTTCGCCGCTTGAGGTGATGCGAACCCTGTTTGGTGGAGGCACGGCGAAACAGGAATTGATCCTGTTTGAATTCCGTCTGCCACGTATTGTGATTTCGGTGCTGGTCGGGGCCGGACTTGCGTTATCTGGCTGTATTTTGCAGGGAGTATCTCGGAATGCGTTGGCAGATCCGGGGATCCTCGGGATTAACGCAGGTGCTGGTCTGGTCGTCATGTTATTTGTTTCCTTTTTCCCGACAACGACAGCAGCGCCGGTATTTCTTTTGCCAATTCTGGCCCTGATCGGTTCCGGTTTTGCTGCATTTCTGATCTACATTCTCTCTTACAAAAAAGGAGAGGGCATCCTGCCTACGCGTATGTTGCTTACAGGGATCGGGGTAGCGGCGGGAATCAGTTCTGCCATGATCGTGCTTACATTACGGCTTAGTCCGGAAAAGTATCAATTTGTAGCTACCTGGATGGCAGGCAGCATCTGGGGTTCGAACTGGAAATTTGTAACGGCATTGCTACCGTTTCTTATTATTCTTGTCCCGCTTGTTCTGTATAAGGCACGTGTATTGAACGTACTGAATCTGGGGGACCAGACTGCAAGCGGACTCGGGACTCCGGTTGAGCGTGAGCGGTTGATTCTGCTTGCGGCTGCTGTAGGACTTGCCGGCTCATGTGTATCTGTGAGTGGGGGGATCGGTTTTGTTGGTCTGATCGGACCGCATTTGGCACGTCGTCTGGTGGGTCCAAAACATCAGTTCCTGTTACCCGCATCTGCGCTGATCGGTTCATTGCTCGTGCTGGTTGCAGATACGCTGGGTCGTGTCATACTACAGCCTTCGGAGATTCCTGCGGGGATCCTGGTTGCCATTATTGGTGCGCCATACTTCCTGTACCTCTTAAGCAAGACGAAATAG
- a CDS encoding iron ABC transporter permease, which translates to MSSQASPEKHNPDSPTAKIHTRPWAATLILTGGVLLLALGMALSISFGAADIKLSVVWKAIFDFNPELTPHQIIWEIRLPRILGGAMVGACFAVAGAIMQGMTRNPLADSGLLGLNAGAGFALAVCFAFFPGLPFMYIIMYSFLGAGLGVLLVYGFGAASKSGLTPLRLVLAGAAVSAMLSALSEGIALYFRIGQDLAFWTAGGVAGTKWSQLEVMFPWVLAALIAGLLISRSITLLSLGEDIAVGLGQRTGLIKLIGLIVVLILAGTAVSVVGAVGFVGLIIPHLTRKLVGVDYRWIIPCSAVMGSLLLVFADLAARMINPPYETPIGALVALIGVPFFLYLARKERRTL; encoded by the coding sequence ATGAGTTCACAAGCTTCACCAGAAAAACATAATCCGGATTCACCCACAGCGAAGATACACACTCGTCCGTGGGCAGCCACACTTATTCTTACAGGGGGAGTTTTGCTACTCGCTCTGGGTATGGCGTTGTCCATTTCTTTTGGCGCTGCTGATATTAAGCTTAGTGTAGTCTGGAAGGCCATCTTTGACTTCAATCCTGAGCTGACTCCACATCAGATCATATGGGAGATTCGGTTGCCACGTATTCTTGGAGGAGCAATGGTAGGTGCATGTTTCGCTGTAGCTGGGGCGATCATGCAGGGCATGACTCGTAACCCGCTGGCCGATTCAGGTCTGCTTGGGTTGAATGCGGGAGCTGGATTTGCGCTTGCAGTTTGTTTTGCCTTCTTCCCTGGCTTGCCATTTATGTATATCATCATGTATTCCTTCCTTGGAGCAGGGCTTGGTGTCCTGTTGGTGTATGGTTTTGGTGCAGCTTCCAAATCGGGTCTTACACCACTACGCCTTGTGCTTGCAGGTGCGGCTGTATCAGCGATGTTGTCGGCACTCAGTGAAGGGATTGCATTGTATTTCAGAATTGGACAAGATCTGGCTTTCTGGACAGCGGGTGGTGTAGCCGGAACGAAGTGGTCTCAACTTGAGGTCATGTTCCCATGGGTACTCGCGGCACTGATCGCAGGTCTTCTCATCTCCCGTTCCATAACTCTGCTTAGTCTCGGAGAAGATATTGCGGTGGGCTTGGGGCAACGTACTGGGCTGATCAAGCTCATAGGCCTGATTGTTGTACTGATTCTCGCCGGTACGGCTGTGTCCGTGGTCGGTGCGGTCGGTTTTGTTGGACTCATTATTCCCCATCTTACGCGGAAGCTGGTTGGGGTCGATTATCGCTGGATTATTCCATGTTCCGCTGTGATGGGCAGTTTGCTGCTCGTATTTGCGGATCTGGCTGCACGTATGATTAACCCGCCGTACGAGACGCCAATTGGCGCATTGGTTGCCCTCATCGGGGTACCATTCTTCCTGTATCTGGCGCGTAAAGAAAGGAGGACTCTGTAA
- a CDS encoding ribbon-helix-helix domain-containing protein, producing the protein MSAKKMGRPKSDKPKSRTIEIRVDEEIMNKLDISAEKLNTNRSDIVRKGIEKIYDELQK; encoded by the coding sequence ATGTCCGCCAAAAAGATGGGGCGGCCTAAATCTGACAAACCCAAAAGCAGAACGATTGAAATACGTGTCGATGAGGAAATTATGAACAAGCTCGATATTTCGGCTGAGAAGCTGAATACGAATCGATCAGACATCGTTCGCAAAGGGATTGAGAAGATTTACGACGAACTCCAAAAATAA